One Malassezia restricta chromosome III, complete sequence DNA segment encodes these proteins:
- a CDS encoding trafficking protein particle complex subunit 9 has product MAAAPTFSASGTPSFCAPAKIRILLVPAAPLEQAEFERWSSVVRAYEHIPLTDVPRSRPPPRAPVYEQSEVHLSFVTTHDSASTYLAPFQLHHVVHGVLGLATRTTALERVPRMLSEAYPHAFAHRVWAFDVRKARENGDMAMEHDDGVDDAFEPQSDVCRAREPGVHVVPAVRRDAQDVRWYVRQLLADMIGSLLDQLDHYVAHLDELETPRETLRGAAPPPAPAPSEMRLVPRKSTVATASKIFGLKKSSVEKPAPSLRVVKVKADAAMMSGYLWDALELYDSILTHTGRERALAGGHDAVWFAGALEGWAVTRVILSRMGGEAVAQAPCLLYPLTPGKDKDTHDPTPEPLAWRDVAEAYALALAIYRQCLAPPHVQLEALRSMTNETSRDYTPPYVYASACLQYARFLLALFASGGWNADAHDQLMYGGDPPALDTGVPLTFSEQAHLAAVSGIYRHEIAAAASAALTPSLPLLVPTEQLRILAPLHRICTLLSYTRLAAHIGRVLGTVVCSMLTRTLRTRSIAPHVAWDSVRDMLRWHTHTTTMPRADAVPTGVFASANPALVLGIAACDAYGIDILASPLVHVPPTHILEIARQRICAYAYTDMLTSALGDEGRRWLPRLSDSAAVAYRPRAPFGWHDLQVQLLQDLIVQCEALDEPLGQVFFAALLLRHTRPTAAILDGLRHALPRAQTYAPHVQLRYWGPPDLLRSMQWHAGRVHVSLCNPWPIPLPLYDVHAVGAGLDVSTPAVQAVVPPHCLHTLQLHVVPQAPGTWHLRGVRVRLWGAEAHTLHIHKSSAPIRCAAGLLGRPGAQLVQWIIQARVRDLSQALERPPASLACALGAPRAPCHIRLPTSVVLLMDGASEHVRVALHNPSDAPIDVPCSVDDGQPPPHREASEIELYEHEWLALHEPVATIHPTRVSVAPHATAYADVHVRGRTGCDWLRLHAGSEVATLPLCVEPSVMTSDLRVERISDASAQRLFAALQAPAPQPGPYVLVSFHARNVSTSSLRVCIDAGVRLERTLPSGESARMAWPMAPMTLTHADLLRPIPALCERQYVVPKTTLSDAAKAQFWVREALWQRVRATWTTSAEAHGDVHLRALWPSDAHVPLLVAPRVHVDVHMDTAAATDSVVRPTIRVRGLEGAQCVRVRIEPRLGTDAPRMHAMAPEGAWDMTWSPLASPELEWTTSVCFLSEGPWLVGAYAHVIWPNATEPHLYASTAVQVDVS; this is encoded by the coding sequence atggcagcagcgccgaccTTCTccgccagcggcacgccgtcgtTCTGCGCGCCGGCCAAGATCAGGATCCTGCTggtgccggcggcgccacTGGAGCAGGCCGAGTTTGAGCGGTGGTCCAGTGTCGTGCGCGCGTACGAGCACATCCCGCTGACCGATGTGCCACGCtcgcggccgccgccccGGGCGCCCGTGTACGAGCAGAGCGAGGTGCACTTGTCGTTCGTGACGACGCACGACTCTGCGAGCACGTACCTCGCGCCCTTTCAGCTGCATCacgtcgtgcacggcgtcctCGGCCTCGCGACGCGTACCACGGCCCTGGAGCGTGTGCCTCGGATGCTGTCGGAGGCGTATCCACACGCCTTTGCGCATCGCGTATGGGCGTTTGACGTGCGAAAGGCTCGAGAAAATGGCGATATGGCTATGGAGCACGATGACGGCGTCGATGATGCGTTTGAGCCGCAGAGCgacgtgtgccgcgcccgTGAGCCGGGCGTCCACGTCGTGCCtgccgtgcgtcgcgatgcgcaggaCGTGCGGTGGTACGTGCGTCAGCTCCTCGCGGACATGATCGGCTCGCTCCTTGATCAGCTCGATCACTACGTCGCGcatctcgacgagctcgagacaccgcgcgagacgctgcggggcgcagcgcctccgccagcgccagcgccgtcgGAGATGCGCCTTGTGCCGCGCAAATCGACCGTCGCGACGGCAAGCAAGATTTTTGGGCTGAAAAAGAGCAGCGTCGAAAAGCCGGCGCCCTcgctgcgcgtcgtcaaGGTCAAGGCAGATGCAGCGATGATGAGTGGGTACCTGTGggacgcgctcgagctgtaCGACAGCATCCTGACCCACACAGGTCGGGAGCGCGCTCTTGCCGGCGGTCACGACGCCGTGTGGTTCGCgggcgcgctcgagggaTGGGCCGTCACGCGGGTCATTCTCTCGCGCATGGGCGGcgaggccgtggcgcaggcgccgtgcctcTTGTACCCCCTCACGCCGGGCAAGGACAAGGACACGCACGATCCCACCCCGGAGCCCCTGGCATGGCGCGACGTCGCTGAGGCGTACGCCCTGGCGCTCGCCATCTACCGCCAATgcctcgcgccgccgcacgtccagctcgaggcgctgcggtCCATGACGAACGAGACGTCGCGCGACTACACACCGCCGTACGTCTACGCCAGCGCGTGCCTCCAATATGCGCGCTTCCTCCTCGCCCTCTTTGCTTCCGGCGGATGGAAcgccgatgcgcacgaCCAGCTCATGTACGGCGGCGACCCACCAGCGCTCGATacgggcgtgccgctcacGTTCAGCGAGCAAGCGCACCTCGCCGCCGTCTCGGGCATTTACCGCCACGAAATcgccgcggcagcgagcgcagctcTCACGCCGTCCTtgccgctgctcgtgccgaccgagcagctgcgcatccTCGCGCCCCTGCACCGCATATGCACGCTGCTGAGCTACACACGCCTGGCGGCACACATAGGGCGTGTGCTCGGCACAGTCGTGTGCAGCATGCTGACTCGCACGCTGCGAACGCGCTCAATCGCGCCTCACGTCGCCTGGGACAGCGTGCGAGACATGCTGCGGTGGCATACCCACACCACCACGATGCCGCGTGCCGATGCCGTTCCCACGGGCGTCTTCGCTTCGGCGAATCCGGCCCTCGTTCTCGGCATCGCGGCGTGCGATGCCTACGGCATCGACATACTGGCCTcgccgctcgtgcatgtgcctcCGACGCACATCCTCGAGATCGCTCGTCAGCGCATATGTGCGTACGCTTATACCGACATGCTCACCTCCGCCCTCGGCGACGAAGGCCGCCGATGGCTGCCGCGACTGAGCGActcggccgccgtcgcatACCGCCCACGAGCGCCGTTTGGATGGCACGATCTGCAGGTACAGCTCCTCCAGGACTTGATCGTGCAGTgtgaggcgctcgacgaacCTTTGGGCCAAGTGTTCTTTGCGGCGCTCCTCTTGCGACACACGCGCCCCACGGCCGCGATCCTCGACGGCCTGCGTCACGCGCTTCCACGCGCTCAGACATATGCGCCGCATGTCCAGCTGCGCTACTGGGGCCCACCCGACCTGCTGCGCTCCATGCAATGGCATGCTGGCCGCGTGCACGTATCCCTATGCAACCCATGGCCCATCCCCCTGCCCCTGTACGATGTGCACGCGGTAGGCGCGGGCCTCGACGTGTCGACGCCCGCCGTGCAAGCCGTCGTGCCCCCCCACTGCCTTCACACCCTCCAGCTCCACGTCGTGCCCCAGGCCCCCGGCACCTGGCACCTCCGCGGCGTACGTGTGCGGTTGTGgggcgccgaggcgcacacCCTACACATCCACAAAAGCAGCGCGCCTATtcgctgcgccgcaggcTTGCTGGGCCGCCCAGGCGCTCAGCTCGTGCAGTGGATCATCCAGGCGCGCGTACGAGACTTGAGCCAGGCGCTCGAACGACCGCCCGCATCGCTGGCATgcgcgctgggcgcgccgcgtgcgcccTGCCACATCCGCCTACCCACCTCGGTCGTCCTGCTTATGGACGGCGCCTCAGAGCATGTGCGTGTCGCCCTGCACAACCCCTCGGATGCGCCCATCGACGTGCCATGCTCCGTGGATGATGGACAGCCGCCGCCACACCGTGAGGCGTCAGAGATCGAGCTGTACGAGCACGAGTggctcgcgctgcacgagcccGTCGCGACGATCCACCCCACCCGTGTGTCCGTGGCACCGCATGCCACAGCGTATGCAGATGTGCACGTACGTGGACGGACGGGCTGCGACTGGCTCCGACTGCACGCCGGCTCCGAGGTAGCGACGCTGCCCCTCTGCGTCGAGCCCAGCGTCATGACGAGCGACttgcgcgtcgagcgcatcagCGATGCCTCGGCGCAACGGCTCTTCGCGGCCCTGCAGGCGCCTGCCCCGCAGCCCGGCCCGTATGTGCTCGTGAGCTTCCACGCACGGAATGTGTCCACGTCGTCCCTGCGTGTGTGTATCGATGCGGgtgtgcgcctcgagcgcacaCTGCCGTCAGGCGAGTCGGCCCGCATGGCATGGCCGATGGCACCGATGACACTCACGCACGCCGATCTCCTCCGGCCCATTCCTGCGCTGTGCGAGCGTCAGTATGTCGTGCCCAAAACCACGCTCTCAGACGCGGCCAAGGCCCAGTTCTGGGTGCGCGAAGCGCTGTGGCAACGCGTGcgggcgacgtggacgacgagcgcggaGGCCCACGGTGACGTGCATCTACGTGCCCTCTGGCCCTCCGACGctcatgtgccgctgctcgtggcgccgcgcgtccaCGTCGATGTGCACATGGACACAGCCGCGGCCACCGACTCGGTGGTGCGTCCCACCATCCGTGTGCGCGGACTCGAGGGAGCCCAGTGTGTACGCGTACGCATCGagccgcgcctcggcacaGATGCGCCCCGcatgcatgccatggcGCCCGAAGGGGCGTGGGACATGACCTGGTCTCCTCTCGCTTCCCCCGAACTCGAATGGACCACATCcgtgtgcttcttgtcCGAAGGGCCGTGGCTCGTGGGCGCATATGCTCACGTCATATGGCCGAACGCCACCGAGCCGCACCTCTATGCCAGCACAGCAGTGCAGGTGGATGTGTCGTAA